ttctttttcctcaaaaGATTTTCTTTCATGGCTAAAAAATAAAATCCCTTTTCTCACAGTAATTAAAGCTTTATCACTTTATCCTTTCattattaaagaaatatatttataatcacgGTCTTGATAAATATGAACTTTagcttgatatatataaattatttccaTGGTAGAGAATTTTAATTTTGAAACCTACTTGTGAAATCTGGGATGAGATGGCAAAGCTTTCTTTGGTGGTTTGCCCATTCAGCCTTGCATTAAACTCTTTTTgtcaataatcattatttctgttaataggaaaagtgaaagggaggaggatgctaaAAAACAAACATCTATTATAAAACATTCATCAGCTGTTATACAAATTAAATCACAttcatagtctctctctcacGACGACCACATCCacttatacacatttattctcccactctctctctctctaatcctttgCCACTCATACAGCCTCACTGTGTTATAGAATCCTGTCCAACCAGACAaccagataaagatagatacacaggtaGGTCTAGTTATCTTGCTTCTGAAGATGtgtattcatgatttttttattatctcagtAAACCCTCTTTCTGGTTTAAGGCACAAGGAAATTGATGCAAACCTTAGACAtgcaagaaatacaaaaaaagtacAATATATTATCTACTTCACCCTTCATTTTCTGTTGTCATATTTATGCCATCAAATATAAGGTGGTGATGAGCATATACATTGTCTCAAAGGACATATACACTAGCCATTATTTTTTATCCAGTATGAGAACAACTTGTCTATGGCAGAATGaaagagtgaaatatatataagacAGCTTGTTTATTTCATAATTCAACCTTAATTTGTCCATTCATTCCATTGTACAAAAAAAGGAATTACATTCCTGTGTCATGTCCCTCTCTTAATCTGGCCCCCACAGTTTAAATGTCCGATCAAAGGCACACGTGGCAATGATTCCGTCTGTTGGTGAAATGTCTACCCCCATGACCTTCTGCCCATGGCCTTCCAGTGCACGCATGGGTTGGAAGGATCCGTGGCACCATAAGCGAACAGAACCATCATATGAACTGGTGACAATATACTGGCCTCCTATTTTATCATACCGAGCCCCTGTGACTATCCCTGTATGTGCTGGTATGCTGTAAATACAGCGACGTGCTCTAACGTCCCAAATTCTGGCAGAATTGTCCTCGCTTCCACTAACAAGATGATAACCATCAGGAGACCAGTTGATACCTAAAATAGCGTTCTGGTGTCCTGTCAGAAACATGACGCACCTGCCACTTCTGAGATCCCAGATGCGACCAAATGCATCCATCCCCCCTGTTGCTGCCAGGGACCCATCCCCCTGGAAGTCAAGGCAGAAGACAGGCTTGGAATGTCCCTCCTGGAAGAGCACCTCCTCCTGAATCTCAAGGTCCCACAAACGCCAGCTGTTATCATGAACGCATGCCCCCAAGAACCTCCCACTTGGGTGGAACACTACCCTTGACACCCTTGCTTCAAGACGCGGTAGTTCCCCAAGAGCTTCTCCACACAAATTCCAAAGCTGGACAGTACCATCACGACCACTTGATACCAAGTTCAGCGCGTTTGGTTCCATTGTGAGTGTGGCACTGGGATGCCACTCTATGCAATCAACGTAACAATTGTGGCCAGACATCTTTTGCTCTTCCTGGCAATCTGGAACCTTCCATATTTTGCAAAGCCCACTCCAGGAGGAGGTTGCAAGGAGTTTGCCATTAGGACTAAAGCTACAATAAGAGATGGGCCTTGAGTCTGCATTCTGGCTTCCAAGAAGACTGAAGGACCGCAATTTGTTCTGCACTTCTTGTCTCCTGGCTGTGCGAGTGGCCTCTGGGATCTCGTTGTCCAAATGTTCCTTCTTCAATCTTGCTCTTGCTCTAGGAATGGAATATTCAAGAATAAACGTTCGAGCCTCCTTCAGTGCCTGAGGACCCTCGTGGTACCAGGTTTCCTCTGGGCGCTGCTGCTCTTGCTCAGGTGCCTCTGCATCTTGTGTCCCCGCCACGGTCTTTTTCAGGGCATCCTCTCCCAGGCGAGACAAAAGCTCCTTGAGTCTGTTTCTGCGGTCTGCTGGTCCCTCTCCAAACAGGCAGATTGGCTCTCCCAGCTGCCGCAGCTGCTGCTTCACCTGTAATTTGGAAGATGTTTCCTAATCATTTTCGTGTAGAGAAAGATTTGAATGGCTTTTACTATATGCCAAAGAATACAACACTTTTGACcaatgacaaaaaataaccaaGATATTTTTAATAGTCTTGCTAAACATCAGATTTATTACAATTTATTACTCTACTCAGCAATAAGATAGACAAGTCAAACCAAAATATTTTAGATGAGAATTAAATATGAAATATTATATGACTAACCTTGAGAGCCCAATGCAAAGAAACGCTTTCCACTGGTCAAACCATAAGATTTCCTAGTTTACCAAAAATCTACCATACATCATTCATACAAGAcagtatttatgtttatgaataAGGAAATTTTTTGTCAAGAGTAACCTGAAACTGAATATAAAAAGGCAGCTAGCTTTGTACAAATTTAATTCAAAGATGTACAGTAATATTGGTTCTGACTGCAATATTATGACTTAAAtgcaatataaaatataatgtagagagagagagagagagagagagagagagagagagagagagagagagagagagagagagagagagagagagagagagagagagagagagagagagagagagagagagagagagggagagagggagagaggagagagggagagagggagagagggagagagggagagagggagagagggagagagggagagagggagagagggagagagggagagtgggagagtgggagagtggagagtgggagagtgggagagtgggagagtgggagagtgggagagtgggagagtgggagagtgggagtgagagtgagagtgagagtgagtgtgggagtgagtgagagggagtgggggagtgagtgagagggagtgggggaatgagtgagagggagtgggggagtgagtgagagggagtgggggagtgagtgagggggagtgggggagtgagtgagggagagtgaaagagagagagagtgaaagagaaagagaaagagtgaaagagaaagagaaagagtgaaagagaaagagaaagagtgaaagagagaaagagaaagaggagatagagaaagagaaagaaaaagaaaaagagaaaaagagagagagagagagtgtacagTAATATTGGTTCTGACCACAATATTATGACTTTTTTCTATAACATTTGCTGACTGGAGTCTCATATCAATGTAAAATTATAATGGTCCAACATAAACATCAAGTTTCAAGAATATATTAATAAAGCCATGAAAACAGGTGGCCTTTCCAGACTCATCACttaactaatatatacatatatacatatatatatatacatatatatatatatatatatatatatatatatatatatatatatatatatatatatatatatacacacacacacacacacacacacacatatatacatacacacatatatgtatacatgtatgtatgtatgtatgtatgtatgtatgtatgtatgtatgtatgtatgtatgtatgtatatatgtatgtatgtatgtatgtatgtatgtatgtatatatgtgtatatatgtgtatatatgtatatatatatatatatttatctacgtatatctatatatctatatctatatatctatatctatatatatatacatatatatatatatatatatatatatatatatatatatatacatatatatatttacatatatatatttacatatatatacatatatatatatatatatatatatatatatatatatatatatatatatacatatatatatatacatatatatatatatatatatatatatatatatatatatatatatatatatatatatatatatatatatatatatatatatacatgtatatatatatatatatatatttatatatatatatatatatatatatatatatatatatatacatatatatatatatatacatatatatatatatatatgtatatatatatatatatatatatatatatatatatatatatatataagtatatgtatatctatctatatatttatctatgtgtatatgtgtgtatatgtatatatatatatatatatatatatatatatatatatatatatatatatatatatacacacacatatatacatacacacatatatgtatacatgtatgtatgtatgtatgtatgtatgtatgtatgtatatatgtgtatatatgtatatatatatatatatatatatattttttttcttttttatctacgtatatctatatatctatatctatatctatatatatatatatatacatatatatatatacatatatatatttacatatatatatttacatatatatatttatatatatatatttacatatatatatttatatatatatatttacatatatatatttatatatatatatttatatatgtacatacatacatatatatatatatatatatatatatatatatattatatatatatataaaggaatcagggattccttgtctgatattatatatatagaatttagatcaaaaatttatttgatttaatgtattaacatgagaatgattatttaatttcatttagtttgtaacgttggctacagtgacgttaGAGTTGTACGAATGCCCTACAAAAATGCATTGTTGTGAATCCGTGGAGCCTCTCTAGAGAGCCACGTGAGACGTCTTGTGCTGCGTACTTTTAAattcttgttttatgaagatttgggctagccacactgtaagtcaactatttatactgttaataatgtattgttcagatgttagagcatatgttaataacaaagttgtgtcttttatgtgatatataacttgaaattatgtgatataagtaAGTGCCATTCTTATTGTACTCTTATATTTTTACcaagctttatttcagttatttaccaaagaataatgttttgtttccttttcatttaatgaATGTATCTAGTCTTTAGTTATTGATCTTTTATAAAGTGCCTTAGTTAACTTAGGAAATGTCATAAGATAGTATAAGGAATAagaagtcatttgtttgtttaatgtttatatatatgctagtcttgcagtatttttataattttctattgatttgttcttaatatttctatcatattgtattagtattatttgatatttgtatgattcatttactttatttgtgtacaacttttatttccaaaactgtgaagatttattttcttacagcttTTCACCTCACAATCACGTGCACGTTCACGCGTACGTGTATgttgtcatcttgcaagttggatacactgctcatacctaccagcttgtgaacatgacaataaaggtttaactgactgctagtgttttactggaggcagtacaatatatatatatatatatatatatatatatatatatatacatatatatatatgtacatatatatatatatatatatatatatatatatatatatatatatatatatatatatatatatatatatatatatatatatatatatgtatatatatatatatatatatatatatatatatatatatatatttatctatgtatatgtatatgtatatatatctatatatttatctatgtgtatatgtgtgtgtgtgtgtgtgtgtgtgtatgtatatatatatatatatatatatatatatatatatatatatatatatatatatatatatatatatatatatatatatgtgtgtgtgtgtgtgtgagtgtgtgtaattatatatatacatatatatatatatatatatatatatatatatatatatatatatatatatatatatgtatatatatatatatatatatataaatatatatatatatatatatatatatatataatctatgtgtatatatgtatatgtatatgtatatgtgtgtatatatatatatcatatctatctatctatctatctttctatctatataatgtTATATTAGCAGAGACAgtaacatataaatacaatataaaattcaatggaaggagagtgaaagagtgagagtgagaggaatcctttCACATGTCAAACAAAATAAACCCAAGAAAGGTATTAGTAACTTCAGTGCACGAACCTCACTGTCGTCTGTTGTAACATGAATCATGCGCGCACGTCTCTTCCTCTCAAATTCCTCCAGCAAAGCCTTCTTCTCGTCCAAAATTTCTGGCTCATCGAGTTCCATGTACTCGTTgcttgtgtggatgtttgtggatGCAGCTGGGCTCCCAGGCGAGTCAGCCGGAGACTCACTGCCCCCCATGGTGGCCTCCAGGGACCcataccacctcctctcccctggtGCCCCTCCACTCCCCAGGGGCACTGGGGAGTTCTCGCCTTCTGACATTGTGCAGCAGAGGATTTGTACTCAGCTGCTGGTCTTTTTCTGCAGTAGGATTAGATTTGTGGAAAATGAGGTGGGGATAAGCCTCAACACATTCCTCAAAAGACAATTCTCCAAACCAACCTgtgagaagaaaaatagacataaatatacaaaccaaAACTATTAAGAACATAAGAACATACCCAGCCAACATAATACCCAAAATTTCATGCTCATTCCAGCTAATACAGAAGTAACTTTATCCGACAAGCACCCGGTACTTTACAAGTCGCGAACCAATcatacaaattaataaaaatatatactattTCACCATCAAATAACTAGACAACCccttatttatataattaaaagCTTCAAATAACTCAGAAGAACTACGacacccctcttccatccccgcATCATGAGTTATTGAGTCAAAACTTACAACTTTACCCCACCACACGCCAGCTGACTTCGCCGAATGTAAACAACTTGTTTTGAAACGTTCAGCGCCGCTCACGCCATCTGTCGGCGGGCGGACGAAGCTCCTCCAGGCCCGCAAAATTCAAAAGACGCTTGAGGCTtcgaagaacaagagagagagagagagagagagagagagagagagagagagagagagagagagagagagagagagagagagagagagagagagagagagagagagagagagagagagagagagagagagagagagagagagagagagagagagagagagagagagagagagagagagagagagagagagagagagagagagagagagagagagagagagagagagagagagagagagagagagagagagaaacgagagagagagagagagagagagagagagagagagagagagagagagagagagagagagagagagagagagagagagagagagagagagagagtttctttctttaactctctctctaactttttaaattgatgtacagttttggcacacactacttgattggggagactgttccacgattcaataattctgtttgg
This genomic interval from Penaeus vannamei isolate JL-2024 chromosome 35, ASM4276789v1, whole genome shotgun sequence contains the following:
- the U4-U6-60K gene encoding U4/U6 small nuclear ribonucleoprotein Prp4, whose product is MSEGENSPVPLGSGGAPGERRWYGSLEATMGGSESPADSPGSPAASTNIHTSNEYMELDEPEILDEKKALLEEFERKRRARMIHVTTDDSEVKQQLRQLGEPICLFGEGPADRRNRLKELLSRLGEDALKKTVAGTQDAEAPEQEQQRPEETWYHEGPQALKEARTFILEYSIPRARARLKKEHLDNEIPEATRTARRQEVQNKLRSFSLLGSQNADSRPISYCSFSPNGKLLATSSWSGLCKIWKVPDCQEEQKMSGHNCYVDCIEWHPSATLTMEPNALNLVSSGRDGTVQLWNLCGEALGELPRLEARVSRVVFHPSGRFLGACVHDNSWRLWDLEIQEEVLFQEGHSKPVFCLDFQGDGSLAATGGMDAFGRIWDLRSGRCVMFLTGHQNAILGINWSPDGYHLVSGSEDNSARIWDVRARRCIYSIPAHTGIVTGARYDKIGGQYIVTSSYDGSVRLWCHGSFQPMRALEGHGQKVMGVDISPTDGIIATCAFDRTFKLWGPD